TATTTTCGAAAGGTTATGCCTCCAGCGTATGGTGTCTCAAGGAGCTGGTCCAGATGATTGAGTGCTGGAAAAATGGAAGACAAAAGATCatgcccattttttatgatgtggCCCCTTCAGTGGTTCGATACCAAACTGGGATTTATGCAAAGGCCTTTCTTTCACATGCAAAGACGCAGCGATATGGCAAAGATACTATCCGTGAGTGGAAGGCTTCTCTCAATGCAGTTGGGGAAATAAACGGATGGGACCTGCACAGCAAGACCAATAGGTGACTTCTGTTAGCATTCCATCTAAAGTGCCTTGGATCATTAAAACCCGTTGCattgcatatgattttttttttctagatttgtGTTAGCcttgttgaaattgaattctgtGTTTTTGAAGTTATAATGcagaaatttgtcatttttatttcagCAACATTTTTCAGTTCACTTCATTAAGTACCAACGTTAATTCATCTACAATGGAATAAATCCTAAAGTAACACATTTTGAATTCAATCTGGTCTTCTCAGAATTAGTTTAATGTTTACACAATTTTCTCACTCATTGTCTTTTGTCTCCATCTAACTCTAGGCAAGAAGGTGAGTTCGCAAGAGAAGTTACCCAGAAGGTTTTCACTGAGTTGAAAAAGGCTTATCTGGCGGTATCATAGTGCTTGGTCAGTGTCGACAACCACGTGGATGCAATCATGGAAATGATAGGTGCTGGGACAAGTGAAACACGAATTATAGGAATCCACGGGATGGGTGGCATTGGAAAGACAACTGCTGCCAAAATGATCTACAATAAGCTTTCACATGACTTTGACATTGTTGCTTTCTTCAAGATATTCGAGAAACATCAAAAGGTAATGGCATTCAATACTTACAAGCTCAGCTCATCTCTGACATCCTCAAAACAAAATGGATATAAAGACATTCATGAAGGTACTCAGATGATTAAAGACCGGTTGTCTAATAAAAGAGTCCTCTtccttcttgatgatgtggaacAAGCGAATCACATTGATGCACTTGTAGGTAAACGTGATTGGTTGGGCAAAGGGAGCAAAATTATTATCActacaagaaaaaaagatattcTTGAGGTTCCTGAAGTGGACTACAGTTATGAGCTTAGTGCCATGGATGTTGATCAATCTCTTCAACTATTTAGCAAACATGcctttagaaaagattatcCTTTGGATAAGTATATTGGCCAATCCAAGAGGGCAATAGGCATTGCTGGAGGCCTTCCACTAGCTCTTGAGATCATAGGCTCACTATTATGTCACACTAAAAGGAAATGTGGGATCTCACATTGAAGAAGTTGGAAAATGTTCCACATGCAGCAGTTCGAGTAAGTTGAAAATAAGCTATGATGCATTAGATGTTGGGCAACAAAATATATTCCTCGATATAGCTTGTCTTTTCATCGGATATAACAAAGACATTGTcatttatttttgggataaatctCAATTTCCGGAAGAAGCCATGGAAGTTTTGCAGAACatgtctttgataaagattaaAGAGAATAATAGAGTGTGGATGCACGACCAACTCAGAGACCTTGGAAGAGAAATAGTTCGTCAAGAAAGTATGACGAAAATAGAGGAGCGAAGTAGGGTGTGGGATCCCAAGAAAGCATTGGATTTGTTGAGGAGCTGTAAGGTAAAATCCCCCtcaaaaatggaaatttctttatggattttctttttaaaaaccCAGTTAATTTTTGTGTTCTTGTCTAGCACCATTCGAACTTGctccatcaatttttttgttcttttaagaTTAAAGGAATGATAGCAACTCAACCCCTAAAAATAGTGAAATTGAATAAATGTGTTTCCCCTCaactttttgtatttaaattttccattgggcagggaaaaaaaaagttgaagctCTTCGTCTCACTTTGACCATCAGCGGCAATATCGTTTTTCCTATAAGGACTTTGAAAGAATATCAAATCTAAGGTTTCTTCAAGTTGACGGTTCGAAGGAATATTTTAGTGCAGAAGAGAGGCTTTTTTGGCATGAATCGCCATCAAATGTTCTTCCAATCAATGATTTCCAGGAGAATTCATATCTCCTTCCACAATTACGATGGCTTTCTTGGCCTAAAATTCCTCCAACATTTAATATTACAAATTTCTCCATGAAGGATGTGGTTATTCTCGATCTATCAGAGAGTAAAATTACGCACGATTGGAAGGGGTGGAGCCACATGAAGGTATGTTATAtgctagacaacatttattatTTCGTCTTATTAGATTCTAAGCAATCTttgcatgatttttctttttcacaggtgatgaagaatttgaaagttaTGAATATGAAGAAATGCGATTGCTTGGAGAGAACCCCCGACTTCTCTGCTCATTCAAAATTAGAACGTTTGATCCTACCGTCTTGTGGCAAATTAGTTGAAATTGACAAGTCGGTTTGTCAATTGAAAAACTTAGTTTTCTTAGATGTAACATGGTGTAGGAATCTTCGAAGGTTGCCGGACGAGATGGGTAGAGATCTTGCAAGTCTCAAATACCTATCTATGAGCCAGTGCCGTTTGTTGGAGGGGCTTCCGAATACAATCGGAAATTTGAAATCATTGAATGAGTTGGATATAAGTGGAACGGGGATTAAGGAACTCCCCGATACGCTCTGGACGATTGAGAAGCTCGAAGTAATAAAAGCTGAATTTGTGCTTCGTCTTGATATGGAAATCGACAATCGCATCTATAGAAATCGATCCCTGAGGATCTTGGAATTGTTTTGTAAGAGAATACGCAAGGTACCAAGGCTTCCCAAAAGTCTTACCATTCTAAAGTTGTCTAAATTGTACACGAAGACATTTTTAGATCTCTCAAACCTGActaatttaaaagaattataCCTGGACTTCGGGCCATGTGATTCTGATGGGGAATCCGATGGGCCTGTGGAAGAGAGTCCGATGCCATTGCGGACTGGGAATTTAAGCAAACTAGAGTCTTTAGACTTGCGGTCTCCATACGTGACCGCCTTACCAACAGATATTAGAAGTCTCCTTCCCCAACTCAAGTTTCTTCAACTCTGTTGCCCTAAGTTGCGTTGCTTCCCGAGCCTTCCCTCCAGTTTGTTATCCTTGCGTTTATCATCTGGATGCACGACCGCCTTACCCATGGATATGAGTAGTCTCCTTCCTCGACTCAAGAAACTTGAACTCCGGTGCCCTAATCTGCGTTGCCTCCCGAGCCTTCCCTCCAGTTTATCAGAATTGAGTTTGTACGATTGCAAGTCGGGTTGTTCCATGGAGGATCTATCGAATTTGAAGACACTATCATTTCTTCGCATCAATGACTGTGCTATCTCAGAGATTCGAGGCCTTGATCGTTTGGAGAACCTACGATCATTGTGGCTTTGGGAACTTCAACAGGTGCAGATATCACTCGATCTAAGTAATCTCAATAAACTACGGTATCTTGTATTCAAATGTGGAAAGCTGGCTGAGATTCAAGTCGAACTCCCTCCATCTTTGGACAGATtggatattgatttttgtggatCTTTACAAAAGTTGCCTAATTTGTCAAACTTGAAGGGACTGCAAAAGGTTCAAATAATGAGTTGTGGGAAGTTAAATGTGGAGGATCTATTGAATCTGAAGACACTATCATGTCTTTATATCTCTGACTGTGCTATCTCAGAGATTCGAGGCCTTGATCGTTTGGAGAACCTACGATCATTGTTGCTTTGGGAACTTCAACAGGTGGAGATATTACCCGATCTAAGTAATCTCAACAAACTAGAGTATCTTGATGTATACCTTTGTGGTAATCTGGTTGAGATTCAAGGCGAACTCCCACCATCTTTGGAAAGATTGGAGATTAAAGAATGTGGATCTTTACAAAAGTTGCCTGATTTGTCAAGCTTGAAGGGACTGCGAGAAGTTAAAATAGATTATTGCAGGAAATTAAATGTGAAGGCAATTTCTTCACTTTGCTCGGAGAAGGGGGTCAAATTTAAGGGAGACAAGATGAATTAGagggagaagatgatgaatctaGATGCAAATTTGGATATGGATCTGAGGGAGAAGACTGACGGATAAGTGCATGTCTCTCTTGAAATCTTCTTAATCCCAGCCCACAAATCGTTCTTTTGTGCACAAACTTCAGACAAATTGAAGTAAGTCCTTTCTTCTGGCAACATATTTTCCCTCTTCCACAATCGATCTCTTTCACTAATATGAACAGAGAAGCCTCACATGCACTTTTTGATGACCTTTTCGGGAGCTGACATCTGTAAATCTGATGAAGGCATTGAAACTATGTTACCTCCATTTTGGTCTGATTTCTCCTTGGTTTTATGTTTCCTACCTGGAGTTATGCATCTCGATTGCATCGTTTTTATTTGATACCTAACAAATTATTAGAGATCCTTGTCGATTTGCTGTTTCACATATATTGAAGTTGATAACTTGGCTTCGCATTTGAGATGACTGCGTTATGCTGTAAACAATTAGATGGAATGTGTGCTGGAAGGTCATATAAGTATGATTATCATCCTGTAAATTTACAATATAGCCACTCATTGTTGCAACTGTGAAGTAGACAAACCCCTTGTGCTGATATGCTTATGTTCAGTTTATTTTCCTGGAAAGGTATGCTTCTTACTGGGATTTGCAAATGCTATGGAGAAgttataaaatgaagaaaaatgaatttcactTGGGTACCGGTGTCAATAGTTGGTGCATGCAGCACAACTTCCATCTGTGACAGGAGAGGAGAACTATTTAGTTTCTCTAAGGTGTCATAGATCATCTTGTAGTTAAGGCAAACTTTCAGTAATTTCAATGTCTATTGCCTAGGACATATGATAAGTCTCACTGGGGTTAGAAATCATGTAAATGGACTTTTGTTTGATCTCCAGCATTGCctatattttctagaaatggtTATGCTTAGGTGATCATCTGTAATAGAAGCATTTCCATTCACCTCAAGTTATACTAGAGGATTCTTTTGGGTTTTAAGATTGACAAGAAGTACTAAGGGAGACATCTCAAATGATTGCCTTATTGCCGGTTTCTAATGTTGCTGAGAGGAGTTGAAGTttgaaaaacttacaaaaatctTTCTGTGCAGGGAGCTGTGGCTAATTGGGCAGCTATGCAAATGAATACCAGatagaggaaaatgaagatgacattCAAAGTGAAGTTTTTCGTCCACTTTACAGTTACTTTGGGAGTTGATGCTTGGAAATCCGGAGAAGGTATTGAAATTAGGGTACCTCCGTACAGCCAAAGGGTTCTTAATTATGTACAAAtgtatgttttcttttcctagtCTGGTTTGGCTTTTTTAGAAATTCTCTTTGGATGGTTTCTCCTTGCTTTTATGTTTACCAGCTAGACGTATGCATGTTGATTGCATCgttattatttgatttatgaCAATTCATTAGAGATCCTCATCGATTTGCTACTTCACATATTTCAAAGTTGATACCTTCTGCTTTGCATTGGAGATAGCTTTGCTATACCGTAGACAATTAGATGGAATGTGTGTTGGAAGGTCATAGCATTATGGTTCTCATCCTGGAATTTTGTAGCATAATCAACTCATTGTTGCAATTGTGAAGAAGACGGACTTTTGTATTGATATGCTTACGTTCAgtttattttcctagaaagGGTGTGCTTCTTAGTGGGATTTGCAAATGTTATGGAGATGTTATAAAATGAAGAATGAGGAATTTCACTTGGATTGCGGCATCAAAAGAAGGTGCAGCAAAGCTTCCTTCTGTGACAAGAGAGGAGAACTATTTAGCTTCTCCAAGATATCATAAATCATCTTATAGTTGAGGCTAAATTTTAGTATTGTCTGTGCATAGGACATATGATAAGCATTGACTTGGGGTCAGAAATTATATAAATGGAATCCTgtaatctctccattttttccTACATTTTGTAGGAATTGTTATGCCTAGGTGATTATCTGTAATAGGAGTCCTTCCATTCACCTCAAGTTATAGTAGAGGATTCTTTTAGGTTTTAAGATTGATGAGAAGTATTGAGGGAGACATCTCAAACCACTGCCTTTTTGCTGGTTTCTGATATTGCCGAGAGGAATTAAAGTTAGCGAAAACTCACAGAACTTTTGTGCAGGGAGCTGTGGCTACTTGGGCAACTTTGCAAATGAAGACCGAATGAAGGACATTGAAGGATGACATTTAATTTGGACTGTAATCCCTTTTACAACTTGGGTTGGTAAATTGTGTATTCATTTGTTGACAGCCAAAAACTTGAAGATCAGTGAGGGAAGTCGTTGCCTATTGACgaaattgttaaatttgtttaacTTGATATGAAGTTTCAGTTGGATGGTTAGCcctttttcttcaagaaatCATTAGAACAGGTTGAAGGGatttattttgcaatttgggGCATCATACGTAATGTTTTTGGGGATAAAAGGTTTATTTATGCAAATCAgattgtttattaatctttttcgTGGGGCCCTAAGGATgaatattgattttcatttaGATGAGTGTTCTCTTCATTGATATGCAATAGAACTTGCTAATTAGTACCAAAATGTTCTTTTAATAGGAAACACTTGAAAGGGTTGTCTGGACAGGGAGAAGTATTGGGTGCGCTTTAAGTGGAGTTCAAGGTAGTCTTAGTTGCACCTGCCAAAACCATTTTGGACCTTTCGATGTGAAATTGGTGTTCAAGGTAGTCTTAGTCATGAGTATGATGGGCACTCACTCACAGGAAACACGGATTTCGGAATTCATGGAATGGATGGTCTTAGAAAGACCGCTCTGACCAAAATCATCTACATTCAGCTTTCACATTCACCGTTGCCTTCTTTCTGACACCCATGAAACTTTAGAACTCAAGGGCGTTGAGTACTTGCTCAATCAACTCATTCTGCATGTCCTCAAAAGGAAATAGACAGAAATAAgtaattttaatgaaaagatcaagataatgaaagaTAGGCTGTCTAGTAAAAAAGTTCTCGTTCTTTTGTATGATGTTGATCAGAAGAATCAATTGAATGTATTCATGAGTAATCGTGATTGGTTTGATGGGGAAGCAGGCTTATATTTACCACTAgaatcaaaaatgttttctatgttgatgaaattgattggaaatgcgAACTTATTGTTATGGATTTCAACTGAtctctttaaatttttagaaaacaTTCCATGTAGAAGTGGAATTGTCACTTTGAAGAAGTTGGAAAGAGTTCTTCATGCAGAAGTTAATGCTAAGTTGAAATAAGTTATGAGGCAttagaagatggaaaaaaagaaaatctttctCAATATAGCTCATCTTTTCGTTGGATATGACAAAGACATCATGGTTCATGTTGGAATGAGCCCACATATTTTCTAGAAGAAGTTATGGAAGTCGTAGAGAACATGTCCTTGATAGCGAATCTTGAGGATAACAAAATATGGATGGATGATCAGCTAAAAGGCCTAGAAGAGAAATCACCTGTCAAAATGGTGGTATGAAAATAGAGAAGCAGAGTAGACTGTTGAATCACGGAGAAGCATTAGATTTGCTGATGAGAAGCAAGGTAAAATTCTGCAATGATCTATTTCCAAGTTCAATAACACAAGTAATATGCCCCTTTAATTTGGAGACTTATTTCTATTACTCCATTTTCTTTAGCACCGTACTCATCTACCGCACTAATATTTAACGTCCTGTAATGCTATGGGAGGATTTTACTCGaccttcataaaaaatgaactgGAAGCCTTTTGGCGGGGGAAAGACGAAGTCGAAGCTCTTTGTCTCAAGTTTGACCATCGATGACAATGCAGCCAGGCCTTTTGGAGACTTTCCAACCTAAGATTCTCTCAAGTTGATAGTGTAAACTTGCAGGTTGAACTTATGGAAGACCTTCGTGCACAAATGAGGCTTTTCTTTGACACAACATTCCGTCGAATGTTCTTCCAACATGTAGTTTCCAGAAGAAGTCACGTTTCCTTCCCGAATTGCGATGGCGGGGATGACACTCCTCCCATattcaaaataacaatttttgcaGTCATCTCAGTTTGTCTTGGAGCAAAGTTACAGAGAAATGGGATCGTTGGAGCCACATTAAGTAATCATAATGCTGTGGATCATCTCTTATACATTGTGTCGTATCTCGATTAGATCCAAACCTTATCTTAGCAAGCTCTTTCTGTGGCAGATGGCAAACTGATTATGCGTCATGGATCTAACGTGTTGCAAACACTTCTAATAGAACTCCCGACTATATGTTAATTTAGAACGACTGACTTGGAGTAGTCATGTGAAAGCTTGGTCCAAATTGACGATCCATTGGTCAGTTGAATCACTTAGCTTCCTTAAATGTGAAGTACTACAAGAAACTTTGCAACCTACTGGATAAGCTTGAAAAACTAGAATCTTTAAAGAACTGATTGATTGCACATCGATTCGGAAATCCCTGAATATCAAGCATTGACGGATCTCAAAATTAATTGTTCATCATTGAAGATAAACAATTACGCAACTTCCCATCAACTAGAGCTCTTACAAGCCTTGTATACACAAACTGATGCTAGTATTATTATGTTCGAGtgcattaattttgttaatttacaGGATGGTCATTAATGTGAGATCTTTGGAAATTGCTAGTTTGTACTTTAGATTTGAGGCCAATACCCGTGCCTTATAAAATTATGCTTTGTTACAGCTTAAACAATGAAGGACATAATCAAATATGTAGGCTGTAATCAGTTATAAAAGATCTTTCATTCACCTTTTGATTATCCTAAAGGAGCTTTAGGTTTTTATACTGATAGGAAGAATCGTTCCCTGACGAAAGTCCCATATGATGATTTGAGCTTTTTCTCTGGATAGTAAGAGATGGAGTCTTTCTGTGCAGGTAAACTATGGCTCTCAATTAATGCTTACAATTAAAAACCAGCTGGTCAGGTAAAGAAAGATACGAGTAAGATGACAAAACATTATTTCTTTCCCAACAATTTGGTATTATACTCTAGCCTTTACCGTAATGTACAAACTCTACCTAATCTTATAGTGTCAAGGACTTGGTCTCTTGCACAATGTGCTTTAAACGGTCATAATAGGCAATATATGCtttgaaatgaagaagaaaatttagtttttcaAGAGTTTGTCAAGTTTCCATTATTGTTAATTCCTACATAtcaggaaaaagcaaaaaaaaaaaaaaaagagagaagaagttAAAAGCTTACAACTCTTGTTCCAAAGGCTGATTAGATTATTGTTATAAATCAATGCCAAGACGATAGAAATTGTTTAcctcctgaaaaataaaatttagcaGAGTTTGCCAGTGGAAATGATGCAGGACAAGGTCATCATCTGTTTCCAAGATGGCTGATTTGATAGTTCATCTGCATAACTAGGCCAGGAAAAAGTTGAAGTACTTTGGCCAAAAAATCTTATGCGCCAATGTGCTTGTAGCATAAGGAAAGGTTACAACTTGAGAAGTGGTCTCTCGACAGAGTCTTTGTTTCACCTTATAAAACCGGTTAATTGCCTAACCGTGCAAGTCTCACAGTTCCAAAATTTCGCCCATCTGCTAATTTTGCAAAGTTCAACACGAGTTCAAGCCccaaaaaggggggaaaaagaaggaaaatagcTGCATGATTCAACTATGAATAGCTCAACTCAGCATCCACACATTATGTCTGGTAAACAGCCACAGGCCCAAGATTAGATCGACAGACAAACATGCAAACACATTCATTGAATTGAAATCCTGGAGTTGTATTTACAAGGAATTCAACTTTGTGCTATTTACATTTAGAGTGAATTTGAGTAGAGCTCCTATGGATCTTATGGATATGGACAATGGATCAATGGAATGTATTTTGTGACCAAACTTCATCACAGAGGTCCCGGATGATTAATGACGAACCAGGTGCTGACCCAGGAGAATTTCAACTGAAGTTGCTCTTGGCATCGGAGTCTGCAGCCTCAATGCAGAAGGATAAGGATTCCTAGAAAGCATAAGATTTCCTTTGACATCTTCACCTCCATATTCCGTCAATAGTGCATCCACAACGATTTTGCATGATCCCCATGTCTCAGCCATTAATTCCACACTATAGTAAGACTAAATGGTCTACAATGTTGTCCCATTTACCAATCTGAAGAAACACACCCTCATCAGTTGTCCACAATATTCCTGGTACAAATGGACATTCTCCAGAACAAGCTAGTCTATCACACCACTTATTGCATGTAGCATGATAAATCCACGAAAATAATTACTTGAACAAGTAGCTACGACTGAAACTAGCTCCTAACTTGCTGCATGATGAATATTCTCCAGATGTATCCCAATCCTTCTCAAACTGGTAAACCAGACTACCAAATCCTATATTATACAGCCATACCTacaacaaagggaagattaCAATAACATGTGAACACTGTTATGAGTATGATTAGTCACCAGAGAAGCAGGTGGAATCAAATCATTTTCACATTATCTCACATCAATATGTTTATCTGTGGTTAACTTTGAGCTAGTCACCAATAATTTCAAGCATTAGTGTACATACATAATTTAGACTGTATAATTGCACAGAAATTTAAGACTAGGTAGTCACCCATCACATGCACGCGATACATAGCAAACATCATATGTGTATTAAACTATGGAATAGGTACGAAAGATTAATGATGGCTTTTGCAGGAATGAGAGTTACTCAGATATTTTTAAAGGTCAGGAGTCCTACAAAATACCCTGCTTTGTAGAGAAGATAAACAAACAAGACAGTTATAATTTATACACTGAATACAATGTTGGAATATATAAGACTTCACTGCCTATGTAGGTCGATAGAAATGCGAAGCAATCGTCAAATTCAGTCAGTGACAATTccccattatttatttgatattcTGTCAAGATCAAAGCTATACCTACCTAGGGAAGTGATGGCATGTCTCCTGTGGGAACTGAGAATAGTACGGAGGCAAATGAGGCAGAACAACAAGTCCAGTAGTAATTAGAAATGTTATTGGCACACGGTCACTGTAGTAAGACAAAAACACTGCATTGCTAATACGAGGTTGTCCAAATGTTAAAACCTGAACATTCCATGCTTCGTGATTGACCTGGAAAATAAGAGTTTCAGTTATTTAAGTAAATCAAGCAAATGGTGATCTGGAAAAAACAGCTTCAGCACACAAAATTAGACAGCCAAATAACTTGAAAATTAATACACAATGGCCCTTTCaagacaggaaaaaaaaaaaaacactttgtGTCAATAACCATGTATTACATTTTACATACAAAGATGAACGATAGAGTAGCCGTTTCTCTTCATGAGGGTTGAAGGTCTAGCATTAACTCCATCAAAAACCCCACATGCAACAAAACCAAACCCACCCtcagcaccaaaaaaaggtgTTAATAATATGGAATAGTGAGATTAGGCGTGAATTTACAATGGAGGCGCAATTAATTGCTTCCACAAGAAGCACTAGGATGTTGGTGGGGTGAGTCACATCCTGGTAGTAACATAAACATTCCAGGATCGTGGTGAAAATGCCCCTTGAACTACAAAACTTACTGTCATAAACAGCAAAGGAGAAACTAAATCTTAAAAAGGATCATGACGCATGGGCGTGACATCACAATTGGCTTGAAACAATTTTCAGCAAGAAaccagaaaaaagaattaaaaaaaaaagtaaaattttaaatcactCAAATGTGTTACTACAAGATGCTATACTTGCTACTAATACTATGAAAAAAGGTATAGTCTAAAGTTCATGCAACCTATATCATATCATAGGCCACACAAACATTGTATAATCAGACTCCCAAGATAAAGTTTAACTCTCAAAAATCACCACTTGTCATGGAGATGGGAATCAATAGGACATGAATTTGGATTGAGTTCCATTTCTGGGACCAGTTGTGCAACAGGTGCCTAAAAAAGTACCCTGGACCACTCTGCTTAATAAAGCTGAGGGAGAAGGCATAACTTAGACATCTTAGAATTGGCTCCAGCCTACAACATATCTGGCTCTGTAGTCCAACTGAAAAGGGGCTGCTTCTTTTGattagagagagacagagacaaaAACAGCACACAAAACGCATATTTAGGATCAATATATAATTTATCTTAAAATGCATTAGTAGGGATGTGCAACCGGACCAGATCAACCCGATTCCCGGAtcggcccacccggaaaataGGGTTGGGAACCGATTCCGGTtaaaaccggtccgggaaccggttcccaaagttcagaccctgtttgaaccggtctgggaaccggttccgagggaatacccacccgggaaccggatcgaccggaccggttcgggaaccggtttgagaaccggTTTTTAAGACAAAACCCTAATTCGTTTCTAACTTTCTATCTTTACTCTCAAGCTCTCACAGTCACCTCCGCCGATCCATCCGAGTGCTGCGCCGCTAACGCTGCTTCCGCTCACCCACCGTCCTCCAGATCAGGGCCCCCATCCTGGTCCCAGCCATCCTCGCCACCTCGGCGCCGTCGGAGAGAGAGTAGGTTTCCGGAGAGGTTGAAAAGAGGCTTCCCGGGGCTCCCTTTGCTCTGGTTTTCTTCATCTGAAACCAGAGAGCGGTTGGCTAGAGGAGCAAAAAGGGATTTGATTCTCTCAAGGTCTGAAGATCCCTTTTCCGATTTGGTCACTCCTTGTGGGATCTCGGGAAAAAGTTGTCCGGCAGATCCATCGGTAGCACGCGCGCTGGAGCGAGAGCGAGAAGCGAGAAGAAACGCGGGTTTTGTTTGGTAAAggtcctttttttattttcttggtttCTGGGTTTTCAGCATCTCCGGAAAAAGCTTTTGAATTGCACTGCGTGAGATCTTTTCGGCATTTTGGGTTGATCAGTTGATCATTACATTCCATCGATTGAGGGCAATGTTTTCGTGTTTTTCGGGTTCGAGAGAATCTCTTTGGGGTGGCGTTGTATGGGGTAAGTAGGATTGTTATGATTGCATTGGTTTTGTCATGACTTGCTTCCGATGCTCTTCAGCGATTGTTTGTTTTGGGTTGGTGCTCTAAGGTTGTGGGTTGATGATTTTGAGTTGGGATTTGCGGATCTTGGGGcaattctcaaacttttacAAACAGGGTAAGGTGTttctaaaattgtttttggCGTTTGATTGAGGcgtgtttcttttcttggcttggTAATGGGCAAATGTCAGGATGGGTTGTTTGGCTAGAATGAATATATGACAGAGCTGGTAAATTTCCTCCCTCCCCAGCGTCAaaatgtggattatatgtagtTATGGTGTTTTTGTCTGAATTGTGTTTCTTGACAAACGCTGCTGAGTTTTACTTTGGCTTGGCCAAATATTAGCCAGTTCATTCAACCACATGGTCATTTTGGTGAATTATTTGTTCTCGTCCAGTTAATATAAAGATACggcaatttttatgcaaaacaggttctAATATAAACAGGGTCGACCCTGTTCCCGGATCGGAAAAACAGAGTGAgtcgggaacagggtccaatCTAAACAAGGGGTCGGGACACATTCAAAAAAGAAGCGGTTATAACAGAAGTCGGATACGGTCAGTGTctgaccctacccaccctggacccgatcacccctatgCATTAGCACTTCAAGATTATATGACATAAAATTTGAGCTTCAAGGACTTTAAAAAGTTATATGTCCATACCATAAGCATATCAACAATCCCATAAAGTTTCCAGCAACTAAACTTTGTAATGATTAATTGGAAGTGTCTTGAATCACTATATTTAGGTA
This region of Eucalyptus grandis isolate ANBG69807.140 chromosome 8, ASM1654582v1, whole genome shotgun sequence genomic DNA includes:
- the LOC120287345 gene encoding disease resistance protein RPV1-like, whose translation is MEMIGAGTSETRIIGIHGMGGIGKTTAAKMIYNKLSHDFDIVAFFKIFEKHQKVMAFNTYKLSSSLTSSKQNGYKDIHEGTQMIKDRLSNKRVLFLLDDVEQANHIDALVGKRDWLGKGSKIIITTRKKDILEVPEVDYSYELSAMDVDQSLQLFSKHAFRKDYPLDKYIGQSKRAIGIAGGLPLALEIIGSLLCHTKRKCGISH
- the LOC104417484 gene encoding disease resistance protein RPV1 → MEVLQNMSLIKIKENNRVWMHDQLRDLGREIVRQESMTKIEERSRVWDPKKALDLLRSCKDVVILDLSESKITHDWKGWSHMKVMKNLKVMNMKKCDCLERTPDFSAHSKLERLILPSCGKLVEIDKSVCQLKNLVFLDVTWCRNLRRLPDEMGRDLASLKYLSMSQCRLLEGLPNTIGNLKSLNELDISGTGIKELPDTLWTIEKLEVIKAEFVLRLDMEIDNRIYRNRSLRILELFCKRIRKVPRLPKSLTILKLSKLYTKTFLDLSNLTNLKELYLDFGPCDSDGESDGPVEESPMPLRTGNLSKLESLDLRSPYVTALPTDIRSLLPQLKFLQLCCPKLRCFPSLPSSLLSLRLSSGCTTALPMDMSSLLPRLKKLELRCPNLRCLPSLPSSLSELSLYDCKSGCSMEDLSNLKTLSFLRINDCAISEIRGLDRLENLRSLWLWELQQVQISLDLSNLNKLRYLVFKCGKLAEIQVELPPSLDRLDIDFCGSLQKLPNLSNLKGLQKVQIMSCGKLNVEDLLNLKTLSCLYISDCAISEIRGLDRLENLRSLLLWELQQVEILPDLSNLNKLEYLDVYLCGNLVEIQGELPPSLERLEIKECGSLQKLPDLSSLKGLREVKIDYCRKLNVKAISSLCSEKGVKFKGDKMN